Proteins encoded in a region of the Clostridium beijerinckii genome:
- the ftsZ gene encoding cell division protein FtsZ — translation MLDFETDMQELTNIKVIGCGGGGSNAVNRMIVEGLKNVEFIAINTDKQALMLSNADQKIQIGEKLTKGLGAGANPEIGKKAAEESREEITASIKGANMVFITAGMGGGTGTGAAPIVAEIAKSMDILTVGVVTKPFPFEGKRRMRHAEMGIATLKEKVDTLVIIPNERLLNMADKKTTLLDSFKLADEVLRQGVQAISDLITITGVINADFADIKAVMLNKGLAHMGVGFGKGDTRTQDAVKQAISSPLLETSIDGATDVIINFTGGADLGALEVYDAADVVREAVDPDANIIVGAVIDETLNEEIRITVIATGFESENNRLSLGSIVEEPKKVQPQVKEVAKEQQEVAVDAKEPEMNSNNYEPDDLDIPVFLRRQKRH, via the coding sequence TTGTTAGATTTTGAGACAGATATGCAAGAGTTAACCAATATAAAAGTTATTGGTTGCGGCGGCGGCGGAAGTAATGCCGTAAATAGAATGATAGTTGAAGGACTAAAAAATGTTGAATTTATTGCAATAAATACAGATAAGCAAGCACTTATGCTTTCTAATGCAGATCAAAAAATTCAAATAGGTGAAAAGCTAACTAAAGGACTAGGAGCTGGAGCTAATCCGGAAATAGGAAAGAAAGCAGCAGAAGAAAGCAGAGAAGAAATAACAGCTTCTATAAAAGGAGCAAATATGGTATTTATTACTGCTGGTATGGGCGGCGGAACAGGAACAGGTGCTGCACCAATAGTAGCGGAAATTGCTAAATCTATGGATATTTTAACTGTAGGAGTAGTAACTAAACCTTTCCCTTTTGAAGGTAAAAGAAGAATGAGACATGCTGAAATGGGTATAGCAACATTAAAAGAAAAAGTTGACACATTAGTTATAATTCCTAATGAAAGATTACTTAATATGGCTGATAAGAAAACAACATTATTGGATTCATTTAAGTTAGCTGATGAAGTTTTAAGACAAGGTGTTCAAGCTATTTCGGACTTGATCACAATAACAGGTGTAATTAATGCTGACTTTGCAGATATAAAAGCAGTAATGCTTAATAAAGGACTAGCTCATATGGGAGTTGGTTTTGGTAAAGGTGACACTAGAACACAAGATGCTGTTAAACAAGCAATTTCATCTCCACTTTTAGAAACATCAATAGATGGAGCTACAGATGTTATTATAAACTTCACTGGTGGAGCAGACCTTGGAGCATTAGAAGTATATGATGCTGCTGATGTTGTTCGTGAGGCTGTAGATCCAGATGCTAATATAATAGTGGGAGCTGTTATAGATGAAACTCTTAATGAAGAAATAAGAATTACTGTTATAGCAACTGGATTTGAAAGTGAAAACAACAGATTATCATTAGGTTCTATAGTAGAAGAACCTAAAAAAGTTCAACCTCAAGTTAAGGAAGTAGCAAAAGAACAGCAAGAAGTTGCAGTAGATGCAAAAGAACCAGAAATGAATTCTAACAATTATGAGCCAGATGATTTAGATATACCTGTTTTCTTAAGAAGACAAAAGAGACATTAA